Proteins co-encoded in one Candidatus Nomurabacteria bacterium genomic window:
- the gap gene encoding type I glyceraldehyde-3-phosphate dehydrogenase, with product MVRVAINGFGRIGRNFMRSAFGRSDFEIVAVNDLGSLDNLAYLLKYDSVYGRAPFEVEVMEGGLKVGGKEVKFLSEREPAKLPWKDLNIDVVVESTGFFTKFGGAKQHMDAGAKRVVISAPAKDEPAESGVRGATVLMGVNHDQLATCDISSNASCTTNATSPVVAVLKETIGIEKAILNTVHAYTATQSLVDGPAKKDLRSGRAAALNIIPATTGAAVATTKAHIELEGKFDGIAMRVPVPVGSIVDLTFIAKRETTVEEINEALRKAAADPRWKNILAATDEPIVSTDIIGARVGSIADLSFTRVVGGNLVKVLAWYDNETSYTQTLVEHVAEASKYIS from the coding sequence ATGGTACGTGTAGCAATCAACGGTTTTGGTCGAATTGGTCGCAACTTTATGCGGTCTGCCTTTGGGCGTTCAGATTTTGAGATTGTCGCGGTCAATGATCTCGGTAGTCTCGATAATTTGGCGTATCTGCTTAAATATGACTCAGTCTACGGCCGTGCTCCGTTTGAGGTGGAAGTGATGGAAGGTGGTCTTAAGGTGGGTGGAAAGGAAGTAAAGTTCTTAAGTGAACGAGAGCCTGCTAAGCTACCGTGGAAAGATTTAAATATTGATGTTGTGGTTGAATCAACTGGCTTCTTCACTAAGTTTGGTGGTGCGAAGCAACACATGGATGCTGGAGCTAAGCGTGTGGTCATTTCTGCACCAGCTAAAGATGAACCAGCAGAATCTGGCGTGCGCGGCGCAACCGTCTTGATGGGGGTCAATCATGACCAGTTGGCTACTTGTGATATTTCTTCAAATGCATCATGTACCACTAATGCGACCAGTCCGGTAGTGGCCGTCCTCAAGGAAACAATTGGTATCGAGAAAGCAATTCTTAACACTGTGCACGCATACACGGCAACCCAGTCATTAGTGGACGGTCCGGCCAAGAAAGATTTGCGTTCTGGACGAGCTGCCGCTCTCAATATTATTCCGGCTACAACGGGTGCGGCTGTTGCTACAACAAAGGCGCACATTGAACTTGAAGGGAAGTTCGATGGAATCGCTATGCGTGTTCCGGTACCGGTTGGCTCAATTGTAGACCTTACCTTTATCGCGAAGCGCGAAACGACCGTCGAAGAAATTAATGAAGCATTACGTAAAGCGGCTGCTGATCCACGTTGGAAGAATATTTTAGCAGCAACCGATGAGCCGATAGTATCAACTGACATTATTGGTGCGCGTGTCGGTTCAATTGCTGATCTGTCATTCACACGCGTGGTTGGTGGTAACCTGGTGAAAGTGCTGGCGTGGTATGACAACGAAACCAGCTACACACAAACGCTTGTCGAACATGTGGCAGAGGCCTCCAAGTACATTTCGTAA
- a CDS encoding RpiB/LacA/LacB family sugar-phosphate isomerase, whose translation MVIHLATDHAGLEHKDAVLAWLEQEGFEVVDHGAKDFVSDDDFPDFISKAAAAVSAAAESSRGIIFGGSGQGEAMMANRFPHVRAAVFYGGDKSIVPLSRQHNDANILSIGARFVDINLAKEVIWTWLHEPALTAEKYERRNFKIEDISKKIR comes from the coding sequence ATGGTGATTCATCTTGCTACAGATCATGCCGGACTTGAACATAAAGATGCGGTTTTGGCATGGCTAGAGCAAGAGGGGTTTGAGGTGGTAGATCATGGTGCGAAGGATTTTGTTTCTGATGACGATTTTCCAGATTTCATTTCAAAGGCTGCGGCGGCGGTGAGTGCTGCTGCAGAGTCGAGCCGCGGTATTATTTTTGGTGGTTCAGGGCAAGGTGAGGCTATGATGGCAAATCGGTTTCCGCACGTGCGAGCGGCTGTATTTTATGGAGGAGACAAGTCTATTGTGCCGCTTTCTAGGCAACACAATGATGCGAACATACTCTCGATCGGTGCGCGCTTTGTAGATATAAATCTCGCTAAAGAAGTGATTTGGACATGGCTCCATGAACCAGCGCTCACCGCTGAAAAATATGAACGCCGCAATTTTAAGATTGAAGATATCTCTAAGAAGATTCGTTAA
- a CDS encoding fibronectin type III domain-containing protein has translation MKYLITRALIVCFFVAAASFASAQSDETFVVRVFGGVDANPPTTPTLLSVIPVASTQIDITWSAATDDTMLSGYSVLRDGVPIATTTLLSYSDSGLVASTTYSYVVRAFDPSFNYSSTSNALATTTPNPPVVPPVATTTEPVSGQSGTAARVIAEAIAIDVGMSTTSLLVTTAHQARLEVRWGRTGSYELGYVVSSVFAMDHTVLLTDLEPGTEYEYEIVGYTPFGVATVIKQGSFTTVKDEGQYAVSNVEQFSAIAVDTNVLLSWKLPSQPDLAHVRIVRSHLGFPEHPQDGAIVYQGIKESATDERVLNQYSPVYYTAFVYDQFGNISSGAVAVVYAATVFPGAGFEQTGPGQGPIIGVPVPDTNDATSSIDTKRFTVEMKMPLLSEVLVAQGNLTYLFTDAPIQLDAATAFTVSVPRTAVAGNLKSLIATIQNPVDPEKTYSFLLRINRDRTAYEAQIPALFVVGQSLLILEIYDYEAFVVGTYQTPVIFIETIDETKTPVIFPDLLFAWWPSVALVLGVLLVLLILFLLHKRRTEDNA, from the coding sequence ATGAAGTATTTAATCACACGCGCACTGATTGTTTGCTTTTTTGTTGCCGCCGCGAGTTTTGCATCAGCTCAATCTGATGAAACCTTTGTAGTGCGTGTGTTCGGTGGAGTGGATGCTAACCCGCCGACTACACCAACGTTGCTTTCTGTCATTCCGGTTGCGTCGACACAAATTGATATTACCTGGTCTGCAGCAACAGACGACACCATGTTGTCAGGTTATTCGGTCTTGCGTGACGGCGTCCCAATTGCGACCACTACACTACTGTCATATTCCGACTCTGGTTTGGTTGCAAGCACCACCTACAGCTACGTAGTTCGAGCATTTGATCCATCATTTAATTACTCGTCTACTTCAAATGCTCTAGCAACTACCACACCAAATCCACCCGTGGTGCCGCCGGTGGCCACCACTACAGAACCAGTAAGTGGTCAGAGTGGAACCGCAGCGCGTGTAATAGCTGAAGCAATCGCGATTGATGTCGGTATGTCTACTACTAGTTTGCTTGTGACAACTGCGCATCAGGCTCGTCTCGAGGTGCGATGGGGAAGAACAGGATCGTATGAGCTTGGGTATGTGGTGAGTAGTGTATTTGCAATGGATCATACGGTGCTTTTGACTGATCTTGAGCCAGGCACCGAGTACGAGTATGAAATTGTTGGGTACACTCCATTTGGAGTTGCGACTGTAATCAAGCAAGGTTCATTTACTACGGTAAAAGACGAAGGACAATATGCGGTTTCAAACGTTGAACAATTTAGTGCGATTGCAGTAGACACCAATGTGCTGCTCTCATGGAAATTGCCTAGCCAGCCCGATCTTGCGCACGTTCGGATTGTGCGCAGTCATTTGGGGTTCCCAGAACATCCACAGGATGGTGCGATTGTGTACCAAGGAATAAAAGAATCTGCCACCGATGAGCGCGTGCTTAATCAGTACTCGCCTGTGTACTACACCGCTTTTGTGTATGATCAGTTTGGCAATATTTCGTCGGGAGCGGTGGCTGTTGTATATGCGGCTACTGTATTTCCTGGCGCAGGTTTTGAACAGACTGGACCAGGTCAAGGGCCGATAATCGGAGTGCCTGTGCCGGACACGAATGATGCCACGTCTTCGATTGATACTAAGCGGTTCACGGTTGAAATGAAAATGCCTCTGTTGTCTGAAGTGTTGGTTGCTCAGGGGAATCTTACGTATTTGTTTACCGACGCGCCAATTCAGCTTGATGCCGCTACTGCCTTTACCGTGTCTGTGCCGCGGACTGCGGTCGCGGGTAATTTGAAGTCGCTTATTGCCACGATTCAAAATCCAGTCGATCCTGAAAAAACGTATTCTTTCCTGCTTCGCATCAATCGAGATCGAACTGCCTATGAAGCACAAATCCCGGCCTTGTTTGTAGTGGGTCAATCACTGCTCATTTTAGAGATTTACGATTATGAAGCATTTGTAGTTGGTACGTACCAAACACCAGTAATCTTTATCGAAACGATTGATGAAACAAAAACACCGGTGATTTTCCCAGACTTACTTTTTGCATGGTGGCCATCAGTTGCGCTTGTGCTGGGAGTGTTACTTGTACTGCTTATTCTATTCCTTCTGCATAAACGACGAACTGAGGATAACGCGTGA
- a CDS encoding transketolase produces the protein MQYLTSDEVTALERKANSIRQSIIEMLVEAGSGHTAGPLGMADIFTLLYFGILRHDPENPDWEERDRVILSNGHICPVLYATLAHAGYFPVEELLTLRKLGSRLQGHPHRGTLPGIETSSGPLGSGLSQAVGMAIAERIDNPYSSKFFYCLTGDGELNEGQVWEALMHAGKEKLHNLIVIIDRNGIQIDGYTKDVMPLEPLAEKLASFGFDVQEVDGHNIRSVNDAIGKAQSVYSQPSVIIAHTIASKGVDVFERDFRWHGNPPGKGPEDRVDRSEQAEVALKKLRTLADTIEPQDS, from the coding sequence ATGCAGTACCTTACGTCAGACGAAGTAACAGCGCTGGAGCGCAAGGCGAATAGTATTCGTCAAAGTATTATTGAGATGTTAGTGGAAGCGGGGAGTGGTCACACCGCTGGTCCTTTGGGCATGGCAGATATTTTTACGCTGTTGTATTTTGGGATTTTGCGGCACGATCCAGAAAATCCCGATTGGGAAGAGCGTGATCGTGTGATTCTTTCTAATGGCCACATCTGTCCGGTGTTGTACGCCACGCTTGCGCATGCTGGATACTTTCCGGTTGAGGAGCTGCTAACGCTACGTAAGCTCGGGTCACGTCTCCAGGGACATCCGCATCGCGGTACGTTGCCTGGGATTGAAACAAGCTCTGGTCCGCTAGGTTCTGGTCTGTCGCAGGCGGTTGGTATGGCAATTGCCGAGCGTATTGACAATCCGTATTCATCAAAGTTTTTCTACTGTCTGACTGGTGATGGTGAGCTGAATGAAGGGCAGGTATGGGAAGCACTCATGCACGCCGGCAAAGAGAAGCTCCATAATCTTATCGTCATTATCGACCGTAACGGTATTCAGATTGATGGCTACACCAAGGACGTGATGCCGCTTGAGCCACTTGCAGAAAAACTCGCCTCATTTGGCTTTGATGTGCAGGAAGTGGATGGGCACAACATTCGCTCAGTTAATGACGCGATTGGAAAGGCACAGTCGGTATACAGTCAGCCATCCGTGATTATTGCACACACAATTGCCTCTAAGGGAGTTGATGTCTTTGAGCGCGACTTCCGCTGGCATGGTAATCCTCCAGGGAAGGGGCCAGAAGATCGAGTAGATCGCAGCGAGCAGGCGGAAGTTGCGCTCAAAAAACTCCGCACTTTAGCAGATACTATTGAACCTCAAGACTCATAA